CCGTCTGCACAAATGCCGACGACTTCAATATCATCTTCATAACTGAGCGCCCCCATCAATCCTTCGCGAAAGAGGGGATGGTCATCAACTATAAATACATGGATCATTGTTACGTTCACACCTTCCGTAGGATGACGGGGATGGTGGGTCACTTCATTACAATTTGCAGGGCGTACTATTTGGCGGTGTGGTGCCGGGTTTATCAGGCACCCGTCAGATAATCAGCATGTTCACACCAGTTCCCGATACGACGAATTAAGGAACGTCACTGTACGTTAGCAAGCTTACGTTACAGTATATCTTATCGTCTACCACGGATGGAGTATAGCATGGATTAAAGTTCCGTTACAACGAGAATAGAGGATCATGTTGTCTCTGTATATATTTTTTATCATTGGTTGGTATAGGTCGTCGCTTTTTATGGCATTGTGTTTCTCGTTATAATGCAATCTCGTAGTCTAGGATTAGCCCATGCTCAGCGCAGTAAACGTAGATAACCTCAAATACTATCGTGAACCGGATTGGACAGGGATCAAACACGGCATCTTTACCCGTCATGGGGGCTATAGTGCAGCGCCCTGGGCGTCTCTAAACGTTGGTGGCACGGTTGGCGATGATGTTGATGCTGTCCGGGCGAACCATCGCCTTATGTATGAAGCACTGGACGTTGCAGGCGCACAGGCGTGTACGACCTGGCTTGTACACAGCGCGGATGTGGTCGTGGCATTGGGCCCTGTTGAAAATCGGCGATGGCTGGCAAAGGCTGATGGCATCATTACCAATCAACCGGATATACCGCTTGTCATGCGTTATGCGGATTGCACGCCATTGTTGTTTTATGATCCGATTCAGCAGGTCATCGGCCTGGCACATGCGGGTTGGCGTGGTACGGTACAGGGCATGGCTTCTAATATGGTCCTGGCAATGCAGGATACGTATGGCTCTAAACCAGGGGATATACAGGCCATCATTGGGCCAGCGATCTCTTGTGAAGCCTTTCAAGTTGGGGAAGAAGTTGTAAAAGCTGTCGAAGATCATTTTGGGACGCTCGATGGCTTGATGCGACGTGACCCGGCAGATGGCACAGCATATGTTGATTTGTGGGCTGCCAATATGCTCGACTTGGAACGTGCAGGTGTTGAAAATATTACGGTGGCTGGCCTGTGTACGTACCAGCGGACGGATGAGTTCTTCTCTCACCGCGCCGAAAAGGGGCGTACAGGTCGGTTCGGCGCAGTAATTAGTTTATGAAGGCGAATATGGTACAGAATTCAACGATTGCAGAGAATATCGACCACGTGCGAGAGACAATTGCTACGGCCTGCGCACGCGCGGGGCGTTCAGAAGATGATGTGCGACTGGTTGCTGTCAGTAAGAAAAAGCCTGTATCGGATGTGTTGGCCGCTGTAGCCGCAGGGGTATATGACTTTGGGGAAAACCGCGTTGAAGAAGCCTTGACGAAAATCCCCCAGGTTGAGCAGCAGGTGGAACGCATGCCTACATGGCATATGATCGGCCATATTCAGAGCCGTAAAGCACGGGATGTGGTTTCGCTATTCACACATGTTCATTCGCTGGATTCTCTGAAGCTTGCCAAGAGGCTTTCAGGCTTGGCTGAGCAAGAGAATAAAACGCTCAATGTCTTGCTGGAGGTTAACATTTCTGGCGAAGCAGGAAAATATGGCTTTGAAGCGTTTGACTGGGATAAATCATCACAGGTACATGATGCCCTCTGGCAGGATATTCGCCAAGTGATGGCCTTGCCCGCTCTCAATATCATTGGCTTGATGACGATGGCCCCGTTTGTTGATGATGCTGAAGAAGCCCGCCCTGTTTTCGCCGGATTAGCTGGCTTACGGGATGCTCTGGCAGAATCCCTGGCCGTTTCCTTGCCACACCTCAGCATGGGGATGACAAATGATTATCCCGTTGCTATTGAAGAAGGGGCGACGATGGTACGTGTCGGCACAGCGATCTTTGGTGCGCGTACAGTATAGAGCACGGCAAGTATTTCTTATATATTTTATAAATTAGCGGGCATTTTTGCGGATGATCGCTTACAGATTGATAACAATTACCGTGTAAGCTTGTTCTATCTTGTAGGAAAAACACGGATTCAGAAGCCTGGGACCCTCATATGGGTTATAGCCAATATAGGTTTATCTCAGTGTGTATAATGAGTTTGTGATGTAAAGGTATGGAGAAATCAATATGGGAATCGTTGTAGCCATTATCGTATGGGCTTTGCAGATTTTTAGTTTCATCCTGATGGCGCGCGTTTTGATGACGTGGATTCCGAACCTGGATTATAGCAATCCGATTGTACGGTTTTTGCTGGATGTGACAGAGCCAGTCTTGCAGCCAATTCGTAATGCACTGCCATCGGCTAGCGGGATGGACTTCAGCCCGATTGTGGCCTTCCTGGGCATTTGGGTGCTGCGCATGCTCTTGATTTCAGTGGTCTAAGTTGGTCTGCTTGTGCGGTCGCTGGGCATTCTCAAATAGATATGCTCTAGTAGTATGCGCCGCAGTAGGATGATAGGACACGATAAAAAGAGTGCTTTATCAGCCATCTGATAGGGCACTTTTTCATATTGTGATCAGGTCCATGTGCAAGCCAGCACAACCTGTTGTAAACTACATATATGACTCAAAACAATCATGTAAGGTCGTGTCGTTTTTACGTCATGATATGTGCAGTGTATGCTCTGGTGACCGATTTAAGGAATATCAACCATGTCGGAACGAAAGTTTGAATTTACAGATGTACGGGGTGGGGCCGCTATTGGGGTACGTGTTGTTACACGTTCTGCCGCAACCGAGCTTGTTGGTCGCTCAGAAGATGGTGCGCTGAAGGTTCGCTTGCAATCTGCTCCGGCCGGTGCTCCGGCGGCTAATGATGAGCTGATTCAACTCATCGCAGATTTGCTAGGAGTTAGCGCCTCAGCTATCGAAATCGTTGCAGGTGCTGAAAAGCGCGATAAGCTACTGAGCATCGAAGGTCTTTCTACTGCTGACGTTGAGGCTCGCCTGCGCGTCGATTAACCATCTTTGTCCTGGTAAGTAAGGCACATCATGCAAAAGCCAATATGTGTGTTGGTGTTTAGTTTGCTATTGGCCTGCCTGTGTGGTTGTGTTTCCACATTAACACCTACGCCTGTGCCGACTCAGCCACTTCGCATGGCGACATCGACACCGACGATGCTGCCTGCCACCCCAACGCCAACACCTGAAGACCTTCCCTCTGCTTTTGAAATCAACGCGGCTGCTGCGACGCCAGTGCATAGTCTGGTGCCGTTACTTGCTGGCGATGCCTCTCTGGATGAGGTTTTTCTATCTCAGATGCAGTCTGACTTGGCTGAACGTACAACGATTCCCACTGAGCGCATCTTGCTAGGGCGCATTGTCCCTGATACATGGACGGACGCCGACTTGGGCTGTACATCATCAGTGGGTTCTGGTTCTTTTGAACGGGAGCGCACAGGTTACGTGGTCACCTGGCTTATTGGCGACAGCGTTTACACCTATCATACCGAGCGTGAAGATCGTTATGTGCTGTGCCCAGGCTCAGAAATTGCCCAGGATGACTTGCTGCTGGCAGTTGATCTTATCGCGAATGACCTTTTGGGGCTGGCAAAGCGCCGTCTAGCACGTGAATTAGACTTGCCACAAGAACGGGTGCGCCTGGTAAATATCGTGCCCGTCACATGGCAGGATACCAGCCTCGGTTGCCCCCAACCGGATACCCATTATGCCTCGGCTGATCTACGTGGTTACCGCATTGAGGTCGCTGTTGGTAATGAAACCTACATCTATCACACAGATGATTCTCGCCTGATTGCTTGTAGCGCTGATCTAGAGCAACTCCCTCCCGGCCTCTTAAATCGGTAAGGGCAAATCGGCCCCAATCCTATTCTGGAAATGAGCCAATGTTCGATAGGCTGTGTCTCGCACCGCTTCGTTGGGGTCGTGCAGATGCTTATAAACGTTGCTAATCTGGTTTAAAAGGCCCAACTGCGTGATGGTCAACAGGGCCAGATAGCGAGTCTGGGGTTGTCGGCTTTCCAGGGCAAAGCTAAGCATTTCATCCCCTGTGACATCATCAGATATTGCCCCCGTGCGTTGCTGCTGTTGGCCCCATTCCAACAGCCAGGGGATTGCATTTGCACTGGGGTAGCCATTGACCCCCTGACTTTCTTTTTCATACAACACCCTGAAGACTTCCATGGCTGCTAGCCGGACGTAGTATTCTTCCTTGCCAGAAGAGACGACTTCATTAATCGTGATCAACGCCCAGTTTGTACGGATGCGCCCCAGGCCAAACAGGATAGCGCGGCGCAGCAGAATATCCGTTTCTTCATTGATGGCTTTATATAAAGTTTCATAGCCGATGTCTGGGTACATAGCTAACATTTCAGCCGCCGCACGTCGCACGCCTCTGTTTTCTGAGCGCTGCATAGCTTCTAGCACGACATTAAGTGCATCTTTTGTGCCGATTGCCCCTAAGGCAAGTGTTGCAGAAATCTGGACCATTTCATCTGGAATGGTAAAGAGCTTTCTCAGTGGGTTGATTGCCCCGGCATCATGCAGTGCGCCCAGGCCCAGGCTGCTTAAAATGCGTATATCCGGGTTTGGGTTTTGTAGGGCAGCGCGCAAGATCATCTTGCTGCCTTCGTCACGGCTGGCGACTAACGCCGCCGCGATTTGTTCCCGGACGCGGATGAACTGATTCGGCGCAACGAACATATTGCCCAGTAAACGCAAGATATGCTGGCGCCAGGTGGCTTGTTTACCCGCATATGCCAGCCATTGTGTGATATCGAGAACGTGAGATAAGAGCAC
The Phototrophicus methaneseepsis DNA segment above includes these coding regions:
- the pgeF gene encoding peptidoglycan editing factor PgeF, with the protein product MLSAVNVDNLKYYREPDWTGIKHGIFTRHGGYSAAPWASLNVGGTVGDDVDAVRANHRLMYEALDVAGAQACTTWLVHSADVVVALGPVENRRWLAKADGIITNQPDIPLVMRYADCTPLLFYDPIQQVIGLAHAGWRGTVQGMASNMVLAMQDTYGSKPGDIQAIIGPAISCEAFQVGEEVVKAVEDHFGTLDGLMRRDPADGTAYVDLWAANMLDLERAGVENITVAGLCTYQRTDEFFSHRAEKGRTGRFGAVISL
- a CDS encoding YggS family pyridoxal phosphate-dependent enzyme, which encodes MVQNSTIAENIDHVRETIATACARAGRSEDDVRLVAVSKKKPVSDVLAAVAAGVYDFGENRVEEALTKIPQVEQQVERMPTWHMIGHIQSRKARDVVSLFTHVHSLDSLKLAKRLSGLAEQENKTLNVLLEVNISGEAGKYGFEAFDWDKSSQVHDALWQDIRQVMALPALNIIGLMTMAPFVDDAEEARPVFAGLAGLRDALAESLAVSLPHLSMGMTNDYPVAIEEGATMVRVGTAIFGARTV
- a CDS encoding YggT family protein, encoding MGIVVAIIVWALQIFSFILMARVLMTWIPNLDYSNPIVRFLLDVTEPVLQPIRNALPSASGMDFSPIVAFLGIWVLRMLLISVV
- a CDS encoding DUF167 domain-containing protein, whose protein sequence is MSERKFEFTDVRGGAAIGVRVVTRSAATELVGRSEDGALKVRLQSAPAGAPAANDELIQLIADLLGVSASAIEIVAGAEKRDKLLSIEGLSTADVEARLRVD